One segment of Aquimarina sp. BL5 DNA contains the following:
- a CDS encoding alpha/beta fold hydrolase: MLLQVQISDFITSKGKKIDQMPLFYEVFGKPLHKAPIVLVNHALTGNSTVCGNQGWWSGLIGTGKCIDTDRYTVLSFNIPGNGYDGKEGNLISDYKLFNARDVAMIFAKGLKQLDINNLHAVIGGSVGGGIAWELAALSPSLIDHLIPVATDWKSTDWLKANCLVQEQILLNSDNPIHDARLHAMLIYRSPESFRQKFDRSYNDEKNMYNVESWLFHHGNKLDDRFTLSAYKELNYILANIDITEGRDSFKVVAATITSNIHIISVNSDGFFTAAEDEITFKELKEVKQNVTHQIIDSVHGHDAFLIEFDQLSKLLVDVF, encoded by the coding sequence ATGCTCCTACAAGTTCAAATATCTGATTTCATTACCTCTAAAGGCAAAAAGATTGATCAAATGCCTTTGTTTTATGAGGTATTTGGAAAACCTTTACATAAGGCTCCAATAGTTTTGGTTAATCACGCATTGACAGGTAACTCTACGGTTTGTGGAAATCAAGGATGGTGGAGTGGTTTGATAGGAACTGGAAAATGTATAGATACAGATAGGTATACGGTATTGTCATTTAATATTCCGGGTAATGGCTATGACGGTAAAGAAGGGAATTTAATTTCCGATTATAAACTTTTTAATGCCAGAGATGTCGCTATGATTTTTGCAAAGGGATTGAAACAATTGGATATCAATAATCTCCATGCTGTTATTGGAGGATCTGTTGGTGGAGGAATTGCCTGGGAACTTGCAGCTTTAAGTCCAAGTTTAATTGACCATTTAATTCCTGTAGCTACCGATTGGAAATCTACCGATTGGTTAAAAGCAAATTGCTTGGTACAGGAACAAATTTTATTAAATTCTGATAACCCTATCCATGATGCTAGATTACACGCGATGCTTATCTATAGATCTCCAGAGTCATTTAGACAAAAATTTGATAGAAGTTATAATGATGAAAAAAATATGTACAACGTAGAGAGTTGGTTATTCCATCATGGAAATAAACTAGATGATCGATTTACCCTTTCTGCATATAAAGAATTGAATTACATATTAGCAAATATTGATATAACAGAAGGAAGAGATAGTTTTAAAGTGGTAGCAGCTACAATTACATCCAATATCCATATCATAAGTGTGAATTCTGATGGCTTTTTTACTGCAGCAGAAGATGAAATCACTTTTAAAGAGTTAAAAGAGGTAAAACAAAATGTGACGCATCAAATTATAGAT
- a CDS encoding O-acetylhomoserine aminocarboxypropyltransferase/cysteine synthase family protein has protein sequence MSAQKFATEALHAGHNVKTNGGTRAVPIYQTTSYVFNDADHAANLFNLSEPGFIYTRLNNPTNDILEQRLAALEGGIAAVVTASGTAAINTALLTLLKAGDHVVASSSLYGGTYNLLNVTLPRFGITTTFVDPSDADNFKSAVQENTRVFFVESLGNPKLDVLDLKAISTQAKAYKVPLIVDNTVATPALLNPIEHGANIVIHSLTKYIGGNGTSLGGVIIDAGTFDWSSGKFPEFTEPSPGYHGLVYHDALGAAAFIAKARIEGLRDHGAALSPFNAFQIIQGLETLEIRIKKHSENALSLAKWLQEQDEVTWVKYPGLESDPYHKLAKEYLPKGQSGIITFGIKGGFDSAKTVANETNIFSLLANIGDSKSLIIHPASTTHQQLNPEQQESTGVTQDLIRLSVGLEDIEDLKTDLKSAFAKVAEKVK, from the coding sequence ATGAGTGCACAAAAATTTGCAACAGAAGCTTTACACGCTGGTCATAACGTGAAAACTAATGGAGGAACAAGAGCAGTTCCTATTTATCAGACAACATCCTATGTTTTTAATGATGCCGATCATGCTGCTAATTTGTTTAATTTATCAGAACCAGGATTTATTTATACAAGATTGAATAATCCTACTAATGATATTTTAGAACAACGTTTGGCAGCTTTGGAAGGTGGAATTGCAGCAGTAGTAACAGCATCCGGTACGGCAGCAATTAATACTGCATTATTAACATTACTAAAAGCGGGTGATCATGTTGTTGCTTCTAGTAGTTTGTATGGTGGAACATATAACCTTTTAAATGTTACTCTCCCAAGATTCGGAATCACAACAACTTTTGTAGATCCATCGGATGCCGATAATTTTAAAAGCGCTGTACAGGAAAATACCAGAGTGTTTTTTGTGGAGTCACTTGGTAATCCAAAGCTTGATGTATTAGATCTTAAAGCTATTTCTACTCAAGCTAAAGCGTATAAAGTTCCTCTTATAGTTGATAATACAGTGGCGACGCCTGCTTTATTGAACCCAATAGAACACGGAGCTAATATTGTAATTCACTCTTTAACTAAATATATTGGTGGAAATGGAACTTCTCTTGGAGGTGTGATCATTGATGCAGGTACTTTTGATTGGTCAAGCGGTAAATTTCCTGAGTTTACAGAACCATCACCTGGTTATCATGGGTTAGTATATCACGATGCTTTAGGTGCTGCGGCATTTATTGCAAAGGCACGAATAGAAGGATTACGAGATCACGGCGCTGCCTTAAGCCCTTTTAATGCATTTCAGATTATACAAGGGTTAGAAACCTTAGAAATTAGAATTAAAAAACATAGCGAAAATGCTCTTTCATTAGCGAAATGGTTACAGGAACAGGATGAAGTTACGTGGGTAAAATATCCAGGATTAGAAAGTGACCCTTATCATAAACTAGCAAAAGAATACCTTCCTAAAGGTCAAAGTGGTATTATAACTTTTGGAATAAAAGGAGGTTTTGATTCTGCTAAAACGGTAGCTAATGAAACTAATATATTTTCATTATTAGCAAATATTGGAGATTCTAAATCCTTGATTATTCATCCAGCTAGTACGACACATCAGCAGTTAAATCCTGAACAACAAGAATCAACAGGAGTAACTCAGGATTTGATAAGACTCTCAGTTGGGTTAGAAGATATAGAAGATTTAAAGACAGACCTAAAAAGTGCGTTTGCTAAAGTAGCCGAAAAAGTAAAATAG
- the metK gene encoding methionine adenosyltransferase codes for MAYLFTSESVSEGHPDKVADQISDALLDNFLAFDKDSKVACETLVTTGQVVLAGEVKSKTYLDVQQIAREVINEIGYTKGAYQFSGDSCGVISLIHEQSQDINQGVDRETKEEQGAGDQGMMFGYATKETENYMPLALDISHKILLELAKLRREGAEIPYLRPDSKSQVTIEYSDDNVPQRIVAIVVSTQHDDFDIDDDVMLAKIKNDIVSILMPRVISQLPKYVRDLFNDQITYHINPTGKFVIGGPHGDTGLTGRKIIVDTYGGKGAHGGGAFSGKDPSKVDRSAAYASRHIAKNLVAAGVASEALVQVSYAIGVVEPTSIFVDTYGTSNLEITDGEIAEKVAEIFDMRPAAIEERLKLRNPIYKETAAYGHMGKESKIVTKVFESPYSGRVEKEVELFTWEKLDYVDQVKKAFKI; via the coding sequence ATGGCATATTTATTTACTTCGGAAAGTGTATCTGAAGGACATCCGGATAAAGTAGCAGATCAAATTAGTGATGCTTTATTAGATAACTTTTTAGCTTTTGATAAAGATTCAAAAGTAGCTTGTGAAACTTTGGTGACTACTGGGCAAGTTGTACTTGCTGGAGAGGTTAAATCCAAAACATACCTTGATGTGCAGCAAATTGCAAGAGAAGTAATTAATGAAATCGGTTATACCAAAGGAGCTTACCAATTTAGTGGAGACTCTTGTGGAGTAATTTCTCTTATACACGAACAATCTCAAGATATCAATCAAGGTGTAGATAGAGAGACTAAGGAAGAGCAAGGCGCTGGTGATCAAGGAATGATGTTTGGCTACGCTACCAAAGAGACTGAAAACTATATGCCTTTGGCATTAGATATTTCTCATAAGATTCTTCTTGAACTGGCTAAGCTAAGAAGAGAAGGAGCTGAAATTCCATATTTACGTCCTGATTCTAAAAGTCAGGTTACTATAGAATATAGTGATGACAATGTACCTCAACGTATTGTGGCTATTGTTGTTTCTACGCAGCATGACGATTTTGACATTGATGACGATGTGATGTTAGCAAAGATCAAAAATGATATCGTTTCTATACTTATGCCTAGAGTGATTTCTCAATTGCCTAAATATGTACGGGATTTATTTAATGATCAAATAACATATCATATTAACCCTACAGGTAAATTTGTAATTGGTGGGCCGCACGGAGACACCGGACTTACCGGACGTAAAATCATTGTGGACACCTACGGTGGTAAAGGAGCTCATGGTGGTGGAGCATTCTCAGGAAAAGACCCTAGTAAAGTAGACCGTTCTGCGGCATATGCATCTAGACATATAGCAAAAAACTTAGTTGCTGCAGGTGTTGCAAGTGAAGCATTAGTGCAAGTATCATATGCCATTGGAGTAGTAGAACCAACTTCAATTTTTGTTGATACTTATGGTACCAGTAACTTAGAGATTACTGATGGAGAAATTGCAGAAAAAGTAGCAGAAATCTTTGATATGCGACCTGCTGCAATTGAAGAGCGTCTTAAGTTACGTAATCCTATTTATAAAGAAACTGCAGCTTATGGACATATGGGAAAAGAATCAAAAATAGTAACAAAAGTTTTTGAAAGTCCATACTCCGGTAGAGTAGAAAAAGAAGTAGAATTATTTACCTGGGAAAAATTGGACTATGTAGATCAGGTAAAAAAGGCTTTTAAAATATAA
- a CDS encoding DoxX family protein, with protein MLTIKSLNKWANAHTYYPLDLLRIALGVFLFLKGINFISNSQILVDLLKPVQNLAGGMIVIHYVAPAHLIGGILVAFGLLTRWSVAVQLPLLIGAIVINFVGEMHIANLIVASVVFLLCVFFIFYGSGKHSVDYYLKMQQ; from the coding sequence ATGCTAACTATAAAATCATTAAATAAATGGGCTAATGCTCATACGTATTATCCATTAGACCTTCTTAGAATTGCCTTAGGTGTATTTTTATTTTTAAAAGGAATAAATTTCATTAGTAATAGTCAAATATTAGTGGATTTACTAAAACCGGTTCAAAACCTCGCAGGAGGAATGATCGTAATTCACTATGTCGCTCCAGCTCATTTAATTGGAGGAATTCTAGTTGCTTTCGGTTTATTGACTCGATGGTCTGTAGCTGTACAATTACCTCTTTTGATCGGAGCGATCGTTATCAATTTTGTAGGAGAGATGCACATAGCTAATCTGATTGTTGCCAGCGTCGTATTTTTGCTGTGCGTATTCTTTATATTTTACGGTTCTGGAAAACATTCTGTGGACTATTATCTTAAAATGCAACAATAG
- a CDS encoding DUF302 domain-containing protein, producing MKRFIFSFLFTLCLISCNQVVNDTSKAEQNALESMEITTQKGVITKESTKSFDETYSTLIKVLENNPNLKIIAQLDHQANAASVGLTLNPTKIVMFGNPNLGTPLMQSAQTTGLDLPQKILVWQDDQDIVRISYNDPQFLQQRHEIKDAQEILIKISVALDKITSVASGL from the coding sequence ATGAAAAGATTCATTTTTAGTTTTCTATTTACTTTATGTTTGATTTCCTGTAATCAAGTTGTTAATGATACGTCTAAAGCAGAACAAAATGCATTAGAATCTATGGAAATAACAACGCAAAAAGGAGTCATCACTAAAGAAAGTACTAAGAGTTTTGACGAAACATATAGCACCCTTATTAAGGTGCTCGAGAATAATCCTAATTTGAAAATAATAGCCCAATTAGATCATCAAGCAAATGCCGCTTCTGTTGGGTTAACGCTAAACCCAACAAAGATTGTTATGTTCGGTAATCCTAATTTAGGAACTCCTTTAATGCAAAGTGCTCAAACTACGGGATTAGATCTTCCTCAGAAAATATTAGTTTGGCAAGATGATCAGGATATAGTTAGGATTTCATATAATGATCCACAATTTTTACAACAACGTCACGAAATAAAGGATGCACAAGAGATATTGATTAAGATAAGTGTAGCTTTAGACAAGATTACTTCTGTTGCTTCAGGATTATAA
- a CDS encoding TonB-dependent receptor: MKQKILYTILLVGITMSAQKVQITGFVKDSLGNPLEMANVIAYKKADNAMTAYGITNDFGKYKLSVPVNETYKLRVSFIGLSANDKTIAVTTQDVTTNFEMTSEADSLDEVEIVYEMPVVVKGDTLVYNTDSFTNGNEKKLGDVLEKLPGIEVNDDGEIEVEGKTVSKVMVEGKDFFDGDSKLATKNIPADALDKVEVLRNYEDVGQMRGLRNTQDQVAINIKLKEGKKNFWFGEITAGAGVGETERYLVKPKLFYYSPKYSLNILTDFNDIGEVPFTRRDYFNFTGGFRNIGRGGTSFNVTTDDLAFAVLQNNRANEINTKFGAANFSLSANKKLDISGYGIVSDTKTDLITTTRRTYIDDTSDSIDNTIEETFDNTEQRSKLGLLKLSASYRPNNDFRLDYDIFGKLSKQEEDDVFISERDDISEDINERLENNPFSVKQNLNNYYTLNSKNIFAFEAQHLFQEEDPFYNAIRSEIPFRGVFTQITNPDDSSLDTYNPLEESDRYNINQQKNVKTSKFDATLDYYYILNKKSNLNFTVGSTLSTQKFDSDIFQILDNGNQNDFEADEFTNDVTYKFNDVYAGLHYKFITGIFTFNPGVSVHNYSLKDEQLGTTAKQNEWQVLPDFFALVQFKKSESLRFNYSITANYTDVNNLAEGYVFNNYNSLSQGNRSLENALYDNYSLNYFSFNMFNYTNIFARLNYTNRRNPIKNTSVISGINRVNTPINSNLADQILSGSGNFTRTFGKIKGNLSANVSWSSFNNIVNTLPSESISLTQMYQTEWSTNFKKGPNFDLGYSITVNDYDNNGAESTFYTSRPFARLDWAFAKGFLLKSSYSYYNYSDTNTTLNEYSFWDAEVFYQKPDSKWEYKFSVTNLLNTESINRDSFNELFNSTSSYVVQPRYWILSVKYNL, encoded by the coding sequence ATGAAGCAAAAAATACTATATACCATATTGTTGGTAGGGATCACTATGTCCGCACAGAAAGTTCAGATTACTGGATTTGTAAAAGATTCATTAGGAAATCCATTAGAAATGGCCAATGTTATCGCTTATAAAAAAGCAGATAATGCTATGACAGCCTATGGTATTACTAATGACTTTGGGAAATATAAATTATCAGTACCCGTAAATGAGACATATAAACTCAGGGTTAGTTTTATTGGACTCTCTGCTAATGATAAAACTATTGCGGTAACTACTCAGGATGTTACAACTAATTTCGAAATGACTTCTGAGGCAGATAGCCTTGATGAAGTAGAAATAGTATATGAGATGCCAGTAGTAGTTAAAGGAGATACACTAGTCTATAACACTGATTCATTTACTAATGGTAATGAAAAAAAGTTAGGTGATGTTTTAGAAAAATTGCCTGGAATAGAAGTAAACGATGATGGAGAAATAGAGGTAGAAGGAAAAACGGTATCTAAGGTAATGGTAGAAGGCAAAGACTTTTTTGACGGAGATTCTAAATTGGCTACTAAAAATATTCCGGCAGATGCATTAGATAAAGTAGAAGTGCTAAGGAATTACGAAGATGTTGGGCAGATGCGTGGTTTACGAAATACTCAAGATCAAGTAGCTATTAACATTAAATTAAAAGAAGGGAAAAAGAACTTTTGGTTTGGAGAGATCACAGCTGGTGCAGGAGTTGGTGAGACTGAACGGTATTTAGTAAAACCCAAATTATTTTATTACAGCCCTAAATACAGTCTCAATATTTTAACAGATTTTAATGATATAGGAGAAGTGCCTTTTACAAGAAGAGATTATTTCAATTTTACTGGTGGTTTTAGAAATATAGGAAGAGGAGGAACATCTTTTAATGTCACGACAGATGATCTTGCTTTTGCAGTGTTACAGAACAATCGTGCCAATGAAATTAATACAAAGTTTGGCGCAGCTAATTTTAGTTTATCTGCTAATAAAAAATTAGATATTAGTGGATATGGAATTGTTAGTGATACCAAAACAGATTTGATCACTACTACCAGAAGAACCTATATTGATGATACGTCAGATTCCATTGATAATACGATAGAAGAGACTTTTGATAATACAGAACAGCGAAGTAAATTAGGATTGTTAAAACTAAGTGCAAGTTATAGACCAAACAATGATTTTAGGTTGGATTATGACATTTTTGGAAAACTCTCCAAACAAGAAGAAGATGATGTTTTCATTTCTGAAAGAGATGATATCTCTGAGGATATCAATGAAAGACTAGAGAATAATCCCTTTTCTGTGAAACAGAACTTAAATAACTATTATACTCTAAATTCAAAAAACATTTTTGCTTTTGAAGCCCAACATCTATTTCAGGAAGAAGATCCGTTTTATAATGCTATTAGGTCCGAAATTCCATTTAGAGGAGTTTTTACTCAAATTACGAATCCAGATGATTCCAGTTTGGATACATATAATCCGCTAGAGGAGTCAGATAGATATAACATCAACCAACAAAAAAATGTAAAAACTAGTAAGTTCGATGCTACACTTGATTATTACTATATTTTAAATAAAAAAAGTAATCTAAACTTCACAGTTGGATCTACGTTAAGTACTCAGAAATTTGATTCCGATATCTTTCAAATTTTAGATAATGGAAATCAAAATGATTTTGAAGCTGATGAATTTACTAATGATGTGACTTATAAATTTAATGATGTTTATGCAGGATTACACTATAAGTTCATCACAGGGATTTTTACATTTAATCCTGGAGTTAGTGTTCATAATTATAGTCTTAAGGATGAACAGTTAGGAACCACTGCTAAGCAAAATGAGTGGCAGGTATTACCCGATTTTTTTGCTTTGGTTCAGTTTAAAAAGAGTGAGAGTTTACGTTTTAATTATTCAATCACCGCTAATTATACAGATGTGAATAATTTAGCAGAAGGATATGTATTTAATAATTATAACTCACTATCCCAAGGAAATAGAAGTCTTGAGAATGCTTTATATGATAATTATTCATTAAACTATTTTAGTTTTAATATGTTTAATTATACTAATATTTTTGCTAGATTGAATTATACAAATAGACGGAATCCTATTAAGAATACTAGTGTTATATCTGGTATAAATAGAGTAAATACTCCAATTAATTCTAATCTTGCGGATCAGATTTTATCAGGTAGTGGTAATTTCACAAGAACTTTTGGTAAGATTAAAGGAAATCTAAGTGCTAATGTAAGTTGGTCTAGTTTTAATAACATAGTAAATACGTTGCCAAGTGAGAGTATAAGTCTTACACAAATGTACCAAACAGAATGGTCTACGAATTTTAAAAAAGGTCCAAATTTCGATTTAGGATATAGTATTACAGTTAATGATTACGATAATAATGGTGCGGAAAGTACTTTTTATACTAGCCGCCCTTTTGCAAGACTAGATTGGGCATTTGCCAAAGGTTTTTTGTTAAAATCTTCTTATAGCTACTACAATTATAGTGATACGAATACCACATTGAATGAGTATAGTTTTTGGGATGCAGAAGTATTTTATCAAAAACCTGATAGTAAATGGGAGTATAAATTTTCTGTTACTAATCTATTAAATACCGAAAGCATAAATAGGGATAGCTTTAATGAATTATTTAACAGTACTTCTAGTTATGTAGTGCAGCCTAGGTATTGGATATTAAGTGTGAAATATAATTTATGA
- a CDS encoding GLPGLI family protein, with protein sequence MKTACTLVIILVTSLTIAQDFQGKAYYFSKTGMDMDFVRRQMSEDQKKAIADRMKSALERTFILTFNKSAATYKEEAKLETTEVGGRWGAMISGITSNNYYKNIKTSQYYDQREFYGKNFLIKDSLPSYSWTLVNETKKIGNYTCFKATATKKVNEVLDFRAMRRKAREQRDRREKSNADQVSIKNTSDELEILKEIEVTAWYTPEIPVNQGPGAYWGLPGLILEVQEGRTTLLCNKIVLNAEEKEEIKPPTKGKDVTQTEFDEITKKKVEEMIEQFSTQRRGRGGLGGGRRN encoded by the coding sequence ATGAAGACTGCATGTACTTTAGTTATTATTCTCGTAACCTCATTAACAATCGCACAGGATTTTCAGGGGAAAGCTTATTATTTTAGTAAGACAGGAATGGATATGGATTTTGTTAGACGACAAATGTCTGAAGATCAGAAGAAAGCCATAGCCGATCGGATGAAATCTGCTTTGGAAAGAACATTTATACTCACTTTTAATAAAAGCGCTGCAACCTATAAAGAGGAAGCAAAACTAGAGACGACTGAAGTTGGAGGTAGGTGGGGAGCGATGATTTCTGGAATAACATCTAATAACTATTATAAAAATATTAAAACGTCCCAGTATTATGATCAACGAGAATTTTATGGAAAAAACTTTTTGATTAAAGATTCGTTACCCTCTTATAGTTGGACTTTGGTTAATGAAACTAAAAAAATTGGAAATTATACTTGTTTCAAGGCTACAGCTACTAAAAAAGTTAATGAAGTTTTGGACTTTAGAGCTATGAGAAGAAAGGCTAGGGAGCAAAGAGACCGAAGAGAAAAAAGCAATGCTGATCAAGTAAGTATCAAAAACACTTCAGATGAGTTAGAAATATTAAAAGAAATAGAAGTTACAGCTTGGTACACACCAGAGATTCCCGTGAATCAAGGTCCTGGAGCCTATTGGGGGTTACCAGGTTTGATTTTAGAAGTTCAGGAAGGAAGAACAACATTATTATGTAATAAAATAGTTTTGAATGCTGAAGAAAAAGAAGAAATCAAACCGCCTACAAAAGGAAAAGATGTCACGCAAACTGAATTTGACGAAATCACAAAGAAGAAAGTAGAAGAAATGATAGAGCAATTCAGTACACAACGAAGAGGAAGAGGCGGCTTAGGTGGAGGGCGTCGAAATTAG
- a CDS encoding GLPGLI family protein produces MIRLIVLIALSTLGNISAQDFQGVATYQTNRKLDIKLDSTQLNSEMQKQIHEMMKKQFQKEFTLHFNKTESVYKEEESLETPQPSTGIRVMVAGSGASDILYKNNKEERFVAQREMLGKMFLVKDTLTHYNWKLENETKKIGNYTCYKATAKRTIQRITSMSTNNVAEENVETEEEITVTAWYTPEIPVNNGPANFWGLPGLIMAINDGQQSMLCDKIVLSPKRKVEILESNKGKVVNENKFEEIMRKKMQEIQDRRPNRDDGNSMQIRIGG; encoded by the coding sequence ATGATAAGATTAATCGTACTGATAGCTCTATCCACATTAGGAAATATCTCTGCACAAGATTTTCAGGGAGTTGCAACCTATCAAACTAATAGGAAGTTGGATATTAAGTTAGATAGCACTCAGTTAAATTCTGAAATGCAGAAGCAGATACATGAGATGATGAAAAAACAGTTTCAAAAAGAATTCACCTTACATTTTAATAAAACAGAATCTGTTTATAAAGAAGAAGAAAGTTTAGAAACTCCGCAACCCTCTACAGGAATTAGGGTAATGGTAGCTGGATCTGGGGCTTCTGATATTCTTTATAAAAATAATAAAGAAGAGCGATTTGTAGCGCAACGAGAAATGCTGGGAAAAATGTTTCTGGTAAAAGATACACTAACTCATTATAATTGGAAGCTAGAGAATGAAACGAAGAAGATAGGAAACTATACCTGTTATAAAGCTACAGCCAAAAGAACAATTCAACGAATAACAAGTATGTCAACTAATAATGTTGCTGAGGAAAATGTAGAAACAGAAGAAGAAATAACGGTTACAGCTTGGTACACGCCAGAGATTCCTGTTAATAATGGTCCTGCTAATTTTTGGGGATTACCAGGATTAATTATGGCTATTAATGATGGTCAACAGAGTATGTTATGCGATAAAATAGTGTTGAGCCCGAAGAGAAAAGTAGAGATTTTAGAATCCAATAAAGGCAAAGTTGTAAATGAAAATAAATTCGAAGAAATTATGCGTAAAAAAATGCAAGAAATACAGGATAGAAGACCAAACCGGGATGATGGAAATAGTATGCAGATACGAATAGGAGGATAA